CGTCTCCCGGAGGTCGATAGTCACGACCGTCGGGTCCGGTTCCGCGCTGAGCCACCGGTAGAGCCGTGAGTCGCGCACGATTGTCGCACCTCGGTGTTCGGCTCTCCGGAGCAGCCCAACAGTCGTCGAGTTCTCGCGTGCTGTTGTCAATGCTTTCTGCACCCGGGCAAGCGGCTCACGAAGCGACTGATTGACCCACTCGGTAAGTTGCTCTCGACGGCTCACTGCTCTACGTCAGTCACCTGTCCGGTGAACTGGTAGCGATTCGTCGCGATGGTGAGCTCTCGCCCGATTCGGATCGGTGCATCTCCGTACACTGGTCCGGACGCCGTCGTTCTCGCAACGAACTCGGCGCGGACGGTGAGTTGCACTCGGTCGTCTTCAGTCCGGTTGCGAGTCACGTCCCGTATCGTCGCGACGGGCTGGCCAGCCAGCCGGTACTCGTCTCCTGGTTCAACGGCATCGGCAATGGCCGGCGAGACCGTCGTCGTGAGCGTTGCCGTCACGGGTGTCGTCGAGATTGAGTCATTCCCGCCGACGCCGATGACATTCCCGTCGTGCTGGTACTCCGGTGTCGCCACCGAGAACACCGACCCGTAGCGGACTGGCGCTCCTCCCACCGTGAACACGTTCGAGTCCATCTGTCCCTGGACCCGTAGGTTCGCAACGACACGCACGCCGTCGCCGTTTGGCGTCCGGTACACGTCCGTTATCGTCGCATTCGCCTCCCCGAACTCGGCGGTCCCGGGTTCGACGAGGGCTGCACCGTCCGGCGGATGGGTCCCCAATCCGACCGTCACCGTTTGCGTCACCTGCGGTTCGCTCGGCTCACTCGGCTCGCCCGGGCCGACGACGAGCGCGACACCGGCGACGGCGACGGCGACGACGAACAGGACGACGAGCAGGTCGATGATGTTGACGACGCCGAATACGCGGCCGTGCTCGTCCAGTAGTTCCATACTCGGCGGTCGGCTGTCGGTCACATAACGGCTTCCGTCTCCCGGCGGGATACGAAGCTACTTGTGGTCGGTGGCGCAACGTCGGATTATGTCGATTCTCGTGACCGGCGGCGACGGCTACATCGGGTGGCCGACCGCCCTCCGTATCGCTACCCGCACCGACGAGCGCGTCGTCGTGGTGGACAATCTCGCCCGCCGTGAGTGGGTTGCCGAAGTCGGCGCGACCAGTGCAACGCCCGTTGCCGACCCAGAAACGCGCATCGAAGCGGCCCGTGAGGTGCACGGTGTGGCGAATCTCTCCTTCGTTGAGGGCGACCTCACGGACCGCGAGTTCGTACTCCGCCTGCTCGACACCCACGAGCCGTCGGTTGTGGTCCACACGGCAGCCCAGCCGTCTGCGCCGTACTCGCAGATCAACGGCGAGCGGGCGAACTTCACCCAGCACAACAACATGCAGGCGACGCGGAATCTGCTGTTCGGCCTGTCCGAACAGGGGCTGACGGAGACGCATTTCATCGAGACGACGACGACGGGCGTGTACGGTGCGCCCGAATTCCCGATACCCGAAGGCGGGGCGACGATGGA
This portion of the Halosegnis longus genome encodes:
- a CDS encoding DUF4330 family protein, coding for MELLDEHGRVFGVVNIIDLLVVLFVVAVAVAGVALVVGPGEPSEPSEPQVTQTVTVGLGTHPPDGAALVEPGTAEFGEANATITDVYRTPNGDGVRVVANLRVQGQMDSNVFTVGGAPVRYGSVFSVATPEYQHDGNVIGVGGNDSISTTPVTATLTTTVSPAIADAVEPGDEYRLAGQPVATIRDVTRNRTEDDRVQLTVRAEFVARTTASGPVYGDAPIRIGRELTIATNRYQFTGQVTDVEQ